Proteins encoded within one genomic window of Salipaludibacillus agaradhaerens:
- the ysxE gene encoding spore coat protein YsxE: MNKNESQFLKTMGPVLFHYDLQPTHITSKGNVHKLVTHYGTFALKRTTMTQEQAEWFVHVMRKLERIDFPFFVPVLPTKYGDYTVFDGQFIYYLMPWYEDHHTFRHGSDPEEALLEELAKLHGLTERSRDTEAQPLEKSFQQLKERWDLRKLEMEKYIDEMEKHTYYSPFELTLLTHFERTKQVAAEAEKYLEKWLDTAKDKKHQRTVLCHGRPNRSHACFDEYGTAYFINFERAVQDTPARDTALLFRHLFQVRPWDEHDGKHWLSIYEKHFAFFDDEKYLFMSYLLFPENIYQMVDHFKSPSRQKSEMHLVMQLERRLLTMKRIFRFVNSISKPS; the protein is encoded by the coding sequence ATGAATAAGAATGAGTCACAATTTTTGAAAACAATGGGGCCTGTTTTGTTTCACTATGATTTACAGCCTACTCACATCACATCTAAAGGTAATGTTCATAAACTGGTTACTCATTATGGAACATTCGCCTTAAAAAGGACAACTATGACACAAGAGCAGGCTGAATGGTTTGTACATGTTATGCGTAAGTTGGAAAGAATCGATTTTCCTTTTTTTGTACCTGTTTTACCGACTAAATATGGTGACTATACTGTATTTGACGGTCAATTTATCTATTATTTAATGCCATGGTATGAAGATCACCACACGTTTCGCCATGGCTCCGACCCTGAAGAAGCATTATTGGAAGAACTAGCAAAGCTTCATGGTTTAACAGAGAGGTCAAGGGACACAGAAGCACAACCTTTAGAGAAATCGTTTCAGCAATTGAAGGAAAGATGGGATTTACGAAAACTAGAAATGGAAAAGTATATAGATGAGATGGAAAAGCATACTTACTATTCCCCTTTTGAACTGACGCTATTAACACATTTTGAACGAACGAAACAAGTGGCCGCTGAGGCTGAGAAGTATTTGGAGAAATGGCTTGATACTGCAAAAGATAAAAAACATCAACGAACCGTCTTGTGCCATGGACGACCAAATCGTTCTCATGCCTGTTTCGATGAATACGGAACAGCGTACTTCATTAATTTTGAGAGAGCCGTACAAGATACCCCTGCAAGAGACACTGCCTTACTATTTCGCCATCTTTTTCAAGTTCGTCCTTGGGATGAGCACGATGGAAAACATTGGCTTAGCATATATGAAAAACATTTTGCGTTTTTTGATGATGAGAAGTATTTGTTTATGAGCTATTTGCTTTTTCCAGAAAATATTTATCAAATGGTAGATCACTTTAAATCACCCTCAAGGCAAAAGTCTGAAATGCACCTCGTTATGCAACTGGAAAGGCGCTTGCTCACGATGAAACGCATTTTTCGATTTGTAAACTCGATATCTAAGCCGTCTTAA
- a CDS encoding aminotransferase class IV, whose translation MAEIAFYKDSFIAIDAEVVPIQERAHQFGDGVYEVIRVYNGKPFYLEAHLERLENSAAAIQLSLPYTLDEIADICHEAVARSAIDEAEIYLQISRGIHSRQHHFPEPTSPVLALTVKEARLVSFKKRMEGFRVLTTEDDRWKNCYIKSLNLLPNVLAKQKAKEFGCDEAIYHENDTVKEGSSSNIFVVKKGLLFTYPPLKGILHGVTRKIVLNLAGELDIETKEEPFSLDFLYEADEVFLSSTSLEIMPVKQVDNQLLPTERPITAKLQEHFQKLK comes from the coding sequence ATGGCGGAAATTGCGTTTTATAAAGACTCATTTATTGCTATTGATGCTGAAGTTGTGCCAATTCAAGAGAGGGCTCATCAGTTTGGTGATGGTGTATATGAAGTTATTCGTGTTTATAACGGAAAACCATTTTATTTGGAAGCTCATTTAGAACGTCTAGAAAACAGTGCTGCAGCTATTCAACTCAGTTTGCCATACACTCTAGACGAAATCGCTGACATTTGCCATGAAGCAGTAGCACGATCGGCCATTGATGAAGCAGAAATATACCTTCAAATTAGCCGTGGCATCCATAGTAGGCAACATCATTTTCCTGAACCAACCTCTCCAGTTTTAGCCCTTACAGTAAAGGAAGCTAGGTTGGTTTCCTTTAAAAAGAGAATGGAAGGGTTTCGTGTGCTAACGACAGAAGATGATAGATGGAAAAATTGCTATATTAAATCATTAAACCTACTGCCAAATGTTCTCGCTAAACAAAAAGCAAAGGAGTTCGGGTGTGATGAAGCAATCTATCATGAGAATGACACGGTTAAAGAAGGATCCAGCAGTAACATTTTTGTTGTAAAAAAAGGTTTACTATTTACGTATCCACCGTTAAAAGGTATTCTTCACGGGGTTACTCGAAAAATCGTACTCAATTTGGCTGGAGAGTTAGATATTGAAACAAAGGAAGAACCCTTTAGTCTCGATTTCTTATATGAAGCAGATGAAGTATTTCTATCGAGTACAAGTTTAGAAATAATGCCTGTAAAGCAGGTGGATAATCAATTATTACCTACAGAGCGCCCTATAACAGCGAAGCTACAGGAACATTTTCAAAAATTAAAATAA
- the spoVID gene encoding stage VI sporulation protein D translates to MTNEGTSSLSFSMKEGIWLERGYEADGLMSLELEPDISISENGEEVSVHGVLNLTGEYRVSKEADSNSSHTEGEDLTGMPFRSVEEISFSDEGTGHMHHQFPLDITIPRERIKDLSELAVKVDTFDYHIPERGFLEISAELSIEGVRSEEEDLPEEVETEELLDERSFSFEQVDAEPTNDEKEHDVHGEDRGVTEGEAGDVENERDSLDENNEEVNESPHYTLKAASPKTESDRITQETVNPEKVVTDSAIQASEEESSYNSKEAYESQTSPSREDVTETQQQKETIEHQELEKPEKDEKTDAVGRDEIEEPEKENALYLTKMLAGDQEAYSKLRMCIVQSGESLETIADRYRIQPSQLIRMNRLKDEDVSEGQILYIPVKQSSSLE, encoded by the coding sequence TTGACAAATGAAGGAACGTCATCGCTGTCTTTTTCCATGAAAGAAGGAATTTGGCTTGAGCGAGGGTATGAAGCAGACGGACTCATGTCATTGGAGCTTGAACCGGATATATCTATAAGTGAAAATGGTGAAGAAGTAAGCGTTCACGGGGTTCTTAACTTGACTGGTGAGTACAGAGTGAGTAAAGAAGCTGATAGTAATAGCTCTCATACTGAGGGGGAAGATCTCACGGGCATGCCTTTCCGATCTGTAGAAGAGATTTCTTTTTCAGACGAAGGCACAGGACACATGCATCATCAGTTTCCACTAGATATCACGATTCCAAGAGAACGGATTAAGGACTTATCGGAGTTGGCCGTGAAGGTAGATACATTTGATTATCATATACCTGAGCGAGGTTTTTTAGAAATTAGTGCGGAGCTATCGATTGAAGGCGTCAGATCGGAGGAAGAAGATCTTCCTGAAGAGGTGGAAACAGAAGAACTTCTTGATGAGCGGTCGTTTTCATTTGAACAGGTCGATGCTGAGCCAACAAATGATGAAAAGGAACACGACGTTCACGGTGAAGATAGGGGAGTAACGGAGGGAGAAGCTGGTGACGTTGAAAATGAGCGAGACTCTTTGGATGAAAATAATGAAGAAGTAAATGAGTCCCCCCACTACACATTAAAAGCTGCTTCACCAAAAACAGAAAGTGACCGAATAACACAAGAAACAGTTAATCCAGAGAAAGTAGTTACAGATAGCGCCATACAAGCGAGTGAAGAGGAGTCTTCTTATAATTCCAAGGAAGCATATGAAAGTCAAACTTCTCCTTCTCGTGAAGACGTTACCGAGACTCAACAGCAGAAGGAGACAATAGAGCATCAAGAGCTTGAAAAGCCTGAAAAGGATGAAAAGACCGACGCAGTCGGTAGAGATGAAATAGAAGAGCCTGAAAAAGAAAATGCCCTTTATTTAACGAAAATGTTAGCAGGCGATCAGGAAGCCTATTCGAAGTTAAGAATGTGTATTGTCCAAAGTGGTGAATCTTTAGAAACGATAGCAGACCGTTACAGAATACAGCCTAGTCAGTTAATAAGAATGAATCGCCTAAAAGATGAAGACGTTAGTGAGGGACAAATTCTATACATTCCTGTAAAGCAATCATCCTCATTAGAATAG
- a CDS encoding PspA/IM30 family protein, whose protein sequence is MANIFTRIFDSIESDIHSLLDKKEENNPIQALNHYLRQSEKETEKVRKLIERQRQLKEEFTVERKEADEMADKRKHQAEVAEKAGEKELAEFALNEYEEYAARAERLTLNEVEAMKQLESLEKRYEEMQHKLKDMRLKRMELMGKENVARARYEMNKLTGSSADKSYLKFSEMERYIENLESKVTNDYHHHTLDSKIARLEKEMADNKNKDEKNEKVI, encoded by the coding sequence ATGGCAAATATCTTTACCAGAATTTTTGATAGCATTGAGAGTGACATACATTCACTCTTAGATAAAAAAGAGGAAAATAATCCAATTCAAGCATTAAATCACTATTTACGACAAAGTGAAAAAGAGACTGAGAAGGTGAGAAAGCTCATTGAACGTCAACGCCAATTAAAAGAAGAATTTACAGTGGAACGTAAAGAGGCTGACGAGATGGCTGATAAACGAAAGCACCAAGCTGAAGTTGCTGAAAAAGCTGGAGAAAAAGAGCTAGCTGAATTTGCTCTAAACGAATATGAAGAATATGCTGCCAGAGCAGAACGGCTGACATTAAATGAGGTCGAAGCGATGAAGCAACTTGAGTCGTTAGAAAAACGATATGAAGAAATGCAACATAAATTAAAGGATATGCGCTTAAAGCGGATGGAATTAATGGGGAAAGAAAATGTAGCTCGAGCTAGATACGAAATGAATAAACTAACAGGTTCATCAGCTGATAAATCTTATCTGAAATTTTCTGAAATGGAACGTTATATTGAAAACTTGGAGTCCAAAGTGACGAATGATTATCATCATCACACATTAGATAGTAAAATTGCCCGATTAGAAAAAGAAATGGCTGATAACAAAAACAAAGACGAGAAGAATGAAAAAGTGATATGA
- a CDS encoding valine--tRNA ligase, with amino-acid sequence MSEKPNTTMPPKYDPQATEAKWYPYWVNGKFFEATGDETKQPYTIVIPPPNVTGRLHLGHAWDTTLQDILIRVKRMQGYDALWLPGMDHAGIATQAKVEGKLREQGLSRHDLGREKFLEKSWEWKEEYADFIREQWAKLGLSLDYSRERFTLDDGLSQAVREVFVRLYEEGLIYRGEYIINWDPQTKTALSDIEVIYKDVQGAFYHMKYPLADGDGHIEVATTRPETMLGDTAVAVHPNDERYRHLIGKKAILPIVGREIEIVADDYVDMEFGSGAVKITPAHDPNDFEIGNRHNLERILVMDESGTMNENAGKYKGLDRFQCRKQIVKDLQDEGILFKIEEHTHSVGHSERSDAVVEPYLSTQWFVKMGPLAEEAIKLQQKDGKVNFVPDRFEKTYMHWIENIRDWCISRQLWWGHRIPAWFHKETGEIYVGRKEPDDIENWQQDEDVLDTWFSSALWPFSTMGWPDNEAADYKRYYSTDALVTGYDIIYFWVARMIFQGQHFTGQRPFKDVLIHGLVRDAEGRKMSKSLGNGVDPMDVIDKYGADALRFFLSTGSSPGNDLRFYWEKVEANWNFGNKIWNASRFALMNMDGLKYENIDLTGKKSIADQWILTKLQMTIEHVTKFIDTYEFGEVGRALYNFIWDDFCDWYIEMAKLPLNGEDGEAKQMTRSVLAYVLDQTMRLLHPFMPFITEEVWQHLPHEGESITVASWPVKDDTLMNEQGMKDMQLLQDIIRSIRNTRSELNVPMSKEITLYIKADSEEVLKQLERGKAYIDRFCNPSELKLATNLIAPEKSMSSVLSGVELYMPLADLLDLDAEITRLNNELKRLDGEVVRVQKKLANEGFISKAPEKVVAEEKAKEKDYIEQREKVQLRLNELKN; translated from the coding sequence ATGTCAGAAAAACCTAACACGACGATGCCACCGAAATACGATCCACAGGCAACAGAGGCTAAATGGTACCCATACTGGGTCAATGGTAAATTTTTTGAAGCAACAGGGGATGAGACAAAACAACCGTATACGATTGTGATTCCGCCACCAAATGTGACAGGGCGACTTCATTTAGGGCATGCGTGGGATACAACACTACAGGACATTTTAATTCGTGTGAAACGTATGCAAGGCTACGATGCACTTTGGCTCCCTGGAATGGATCATGCAGGAATTGCGACTCAAGCTAAGGTAGAAGGGAAGCTAAGAGAACAAGGACTATCTCGACACGACCTCGGCCGTGAAAAATTCCTTGAAAAATCATGGGAATGGAAGGAAGAGTATGCGGATTTTATTAGAGAACAATGGGCTAAGCTTGGTCTATCTCTCGATTACTCTCGTGAACGGTTTACGTTAGACGATGGTTTGTCACAAGCTGTTCGAGAAGTGTTTGTACGCTTGTATGAAGAAGGGCTTATCTACCGAGGAGAGTATATCATTAACTGGGACCCTCAAACGAAAACAGCTTTATCTGATATTGAAGTCATTTATAAGGATGTTCAAGGGGCATTCTATCATATGAAATATCCATTAGCAGACGGAGATGGTCATATTGAAGTAGCTACGACAAGACCGGAAACGATGCTAGGAGATACAGCAGTTGCTGTCCATCCAAATGATGAAAGATATCGTCACTTAATTGGCAAAAAAGCCATCTTACCTATCGTTGGCCGTGAAATAGAGATCGTAGCAGATGATTACGTGGATATGGAATTTGGCTCGGGAGCTGTTAAAATTACACCTGCCCATGATCCAAATGACTTTGAAATTGGGAATCGCCATAATTTAGAGCGGATCTTGGTGATGGATGAATCAGGAACAATGAATGAGAATGCAGGAAAGTATAAGGGGCTTGATCGTTTTCAATGCCGTAAGCAAATCGTAAAAGATCTTCAAGACGAAGGCATACTATTTAAAATTGAAGAACATACTCATAGTGTTGGACACTCTGAACGGAGTGATGCTGTGGTAGAACCTTATTTGTCTACTCAATGGTTTGTCAAGATGGGACCATTAGCAGAAGAAGCTATCAAACTTCAGCAGAAAGATGGGAAAGTTAATTTTGTTCCGGACAGGTTTGAAAAAACCTATATGCATTGGATTGAAAATATTAGAGATTGGTGTATCTCAAGACAACTATGGTGGGGACATCGTATCCCAGCTTGGTTTCATAAAGAAACGGGAGAAATTTATGTGGGAAGGAAAGAACCGGACGACATTGAGAATTGGCAGCAAGACGAAGATGTACTTGATACGTGGTTCAGTTCTGCCTTATGGCCTTTTTCTACAATGGGATGGCCGGATAACGAAGCAGCTGACTACAAGCGATACTATTCAACGGATGCTCTTGTTACAGGGTATGACATTATTTATTTTTGGGTAGCTCGCATGATTTTTCAAGGACAGCATTTTACAGGTCAACGTCCGTTCAAAGACGTCTTGATCCATGGACTTGTGCGAGATGCGGAAGGGCGAAAGATGAGCAAGTCACTAGGGAATGGCGTCGATCCTATGGACGTTATTGATAAGTATGGTGCTGATGCTCTTAGATTTTTCTTAAGTACAGGAAGTTCGCCAGGTAATGACTTACGATTTTATTGGGAAAAAGTGGAGGCTAACTGGAACTTCGGGAATAAAATTTGGAATGCCTCACGTTTTGCTCTGATGAATATGGATGGGCTAAAATATGAGAATATAGATTTAACAGGTAAAAAATCGATTGCTGATCAATGGATATTAACAAAGCTACAGATGACGATTGAACATGTGACGAAATTTATTGACACTTATGAATTTGGTGAAGTTGGACGAGCACTCTATAATTTCATTTGGGATGATTTTTGTGACTGGTATATAGAAATGGCTAAATTACCATTGAACGGGGAAGATGGAGAAGCTAAACAGATGACTCGTTCTGTATTAGCATATGTGCTTGACCAAACAATGCGTTTACTTCATCCATTTATGCCATTCATTACAGAAGAGGTGTGGCAACATTTACCACATGAAGGAGAATCCATCACTGTGGCATCATGGCCGGTAAAAGACGATACTTTAATGAATGAACAAGGTATGAAGGATATGCAGCTTCTTCAAGATATTATTCGTTCAATTAGAAATACGCGATCAGAGCTAAATGTCCCTATGAGTAAAGAAATCACGCTATACATTAAGGCCGATTCAGAGGAAGTTCTGAAGCAGCTTGAACGTGGGAAAGCTTATATTGATCGATTCTGTAACCCATCAGAGTTAAAATTAGCTACGAACTTGATAGCTCCTGAAAAATCTATGAGTTCAGTTCTTTCAGGTGTTGAGCTTTATATGCCTTTGGCAGATCTATTGGACTTAGATGCGGAAATCACCCGTTTAAATAATGAATTAAAGCGACTTGATGGTGAAGTGGTGCGTGTGCAAAAAAAGCTTGCTAATGAAGGGTTTATTAGTAAAGCTCCTGAAAAAGTAGTTGCTGAAGAGAAAGCGAAAGAAAAAGATTACATTGAGCAACGAGAAAAAGTGCAATTAAGATTGAACGAATTAAAAAATTGA
- a CDS encoding response regulator → MIKVLFADDHEMVRIGVSSYLSAQPDIDVIAEADDGTKAVALALELKPDIILMDLVMREMDGIEATKKITTEWPEAKIIIVTSFLDDEKVYPALEAGATSYMLKTSKASEIAKAIRATYSGQSILEPEVTGKIMSKMRQPSSPQLHEQLTERESEVLRLMTEGKNNQQIADELFIALKTVKVHVSNILSKLDVQDRTQAVIYAFNQKLYEK, encoded by the coding sequence ATGATTAAAGTCTTATTTGCAGATGATCATGAGATGGTTAGAATTGGTGTCTCTTCTTACTTATCTGCTCAGCCTGACATTGATGTTATAGCGGAAGCTGACGATGGGACAAAGGCGGTAGCATTAGCGCTAGAATTAAAGCCTGATATCATTTTAATGGATCTCGTTATGCGTGAAATGGATGGGATTGAAGCAACGAAAAAAATTACCACTGAATGGCCTGAAGCTAAAATTATCATCGTCACGAGTTTTCTAGATGATGAAAAAGTATATCCTGCACTAGAAGCAGGCGCTACGAGCTATATGCTAAAAACGTCAAAAGCAAGTGAGATTGCAAAAGCGATCAGAGCGACCTATAGTGGTCAATCCATTTTGGAACCTGAAGTGACTGGGAAAATTATGTCTAAAATGCGACAACCGTCATCTCCTCAGCTCCATGAACAATTGACTGAAAGAGAAAGTGAAGTCCTTCGTTTAATGACTGAAGGAAAGAATAATCAGCAAATTGCTGACGAATTATTTATTGCGTTAAAAACAGTAAAAGTTCATGTAAGTAACATTTTAAGTAAGCTAGACGTGCAGGATCGTACCCAAGCAGTTATTTACGCTTTTAATCAAAAATTATACGAAAAGTAA
- a CDS encoding sensor histidine kinase, with amino-acid sequence MSSLIRQILLAILITSLFSCLILAATFSVFPLVRWSDLWQSRIYNVPYIYFILMLTVVTGTMIGALSRLVSRKKVIAISQSLENLIKGRKLKLEENEGSSDLGSIQKKLNEIEEKMTKQAEVAQKLATERANDREKSLQEVVVQERNRLARELHDSVSQQLFAASMMMATINETNPPSDEGMKKQLTMVEKMIDQSQLEMRALLLHLRPAALKDKSLKEGIEDLLAELTEKVSLKIEVKLEELSVDKGVEDHLFRILQESVSNTLRHAKAAKLNVILIERDQTVILRISDDGKGFNVQEVQNHGSYGLQNMHERAVEVGGVLKVVSVENEGTKLEVKVPTLKKDGETDD; translated from the coding sequence ATGAGTAGTCTCATTCGGCAAATATTACTCGCTATTCTTATAACAAGCTTATTTTCATGTCTCATACTAGCTGCTACGTTTTCTGTCTTTCCGCTGGTGAGGTGGTCTGATTTATGGCAAAGCCGGATATATAATGTGCCATATATCTACTTTATTCTAATGTTAACAGTGGTAACGGGAACGATGATTGGAGCTTTATCGAGACTAGTCAGTCGAAAAAAAGTGATAGCCATTAGTCAATCGTTAGAAAATTTAATTAAAGGGAGAAAATTAAAGCTGGAAGAAAATGAAGGAAGCTCTGACTTAGGCTCTATTCAAAAAAAATTAAATGAGATTGAAGAAAAAATGACGAAGCAGGCAGAAGTAGCTCAAAAATTAGCAACTGAAAGAGCAAATGATCGTGAAAAAAGCCTTCAAGAAGTGGTTGTTCAAGAACGAAACCGACTGGCTCGAGAATTACATGATTCTGTAAGTCAGCAGCTGTTTGCAGCATCCATGATGATGGCAACGATAAATGAGACGAATCCTCCGTCAGACGAAGGGATGAAAAAGCAGCTTACAATGGTAGAGAAGATGATAGATCAGTCTCAACTGGAAATGCGCGCCTTGCTTTTACACTTGCGTCCTGCTGCGTTAAAGGACAAGTCTCTTAAAGAAGGTATTGAGGACTTACTAGCTGAATTAACGGAGAAAGTATCTCTCAAAATTGAAGTTAAACTGGAAGAACTGTCAGTTGATAAAGGGGTAGAAGACCATTTATTTAGAATTTTACAGGAATCTGTGTCAAACACCCTGAGACATGCTAAAGCCGCCAAACTTAACGTGATTCTAATAGAACGTGACCAAACAGTTATTTTAAGAATTTCTGATGATGGGAAAGGATTTAATGTGCAGGAAGTGCAAAATCATGGTTCATACGGCCTGCAAAATATGCACGAGCGAGCAGTTGAAGTAGGGGGAGTTTTAAAAGTAGTTAGTGTGGAAAATGAAGGGACAAAGTTGGAAGTAAAAGTGCCAACATTAAAAAAGGATGGTGAAACAGATGATTAA
- a CDS encoding lmo0954 family membrane protein, with protein MKTFLLFIAAIIALGILLINIGPLIMFVVGGFLLYIIFKKFVKAQSTGAKVMWVVLGLIVLSMTISNVFGLIGLVALYVLYQLFKKEKAPDHSANHDDPFTNFENQWANITKS; from the coding sequence ATGAAAACTTTTTTATTATTTATTGCGGCGATTATTGCTCTAGGTATTTTATTAATTAATATAGGGCCGTTAATCATGTTTGTTGTAGGTGGTTTTCTACTTTATATTATCTTTAAAAAATTTGTAAAGGCGCAATCAACAGGCGCGAAAGTGATGTGGGTTGTCCTTGGGCTTATCGTTTTGAGTATGACCATTTCTAATGTTTTTGGCTTAATAGGTCTAGTTGCATTGTATGTCTTGTATCAGTTGTTTAAAAAGGAGAAAGCTCCTGACCACTCTGCAAATCATGATGACCCATTTACAAACTTTGAAAACCAATGGGCTAATATTACTAAATCTTAA
- the liaF gene encoding cell wall-active antibiotics response protein LiaF, with translation MLKRIPTRSMNWILMITLAILFFELMFFGGGLFFSALFLGFLTFIGWKNYRTFLGKLLFWIGIVSLALNILTMYSVRFLFIGLLVLFFREYRRSSHDPDYIKPRMTKGDREKGEIVTSKPLFQHRFLGDQQTEDMPYQWRDINIHGGIGDRIIDLSNTVIQDDAIISIRHLFGNIKIYVPYEIEVSVHHSTMFGNVSIFHKVNKKMLNETMIYETENFQQVKPGVKIVTSVFSGDVEVRRI, from the coding sequence ATGTTAAAAAGAATTCCAACAAGATCAATGAATTGGATTCTTATGATAACGTTGGCTATCCTCTTTTTCGAGTTGATGTTTTTCGGTGGGGGCCTCTTTTTCAGTGCACTATTTCTAGGTTTTTTGACATTTATAGGATGGAAAAACTACAGAACTTTTCTTGGAAAACTCCTTTTTTGGATAGGGATAGTAAGCCTTGCCTTAAATATTCTAACGATGTATTCTGTTCGATTTTTATTTATCGGGTTACTCGTACTATTCTTTCGAGAATATCGACGATCCAGCCATGACCCGGATTATATAAAACCAAGAATGACAAAAGGTGATCGAGAAAAAGGAGAAATTGTCACATCTAAGCCATTATTTCAACATCGATTTCTTGGAGATCAGCAAACTGAGGACATGCCTTACCAATGGCGAGATATAAACATCCATGGAGGCATCGGAGATCGAATTATAGATTTAAGCAATACTGTCATTCAAGACGACGCTATTATTTCCATTAGACATCTCTTTGGTAATATAAAAATTTATGTTCCTTACGAGATAGAAGTATCTGTTCATCACAGCACCATGTTTGGTAATGTGTCCATTTTTCATAAAGTAAATAAAAAAATGTTAAATGAAACGATGATATATGAAACAGAGAATTTTCAACAAGTCAAGCCAGGGGTAAAAATTGTCACGTCTGTTTTTTCAGGCGATGTTGAGGTGAGACGAATATGA